The sequence GGATCATGCTGATGGGCGGCACGCTCAGCCTGCATGGCGACCGCGAGAACGCCTGGAGCAAGCTGGCGCGCACCGCCGAGGCGGGCGCCACGCAGATCGAGGTGCTCGATGCCTCGGGCTGGCGCCCGGGCGACGAGATCGTGCTCGCCTCGACCGACTTCGACCCGCGCCAGGCCGAGCGACGCCGCATCACCGCCATCGACGGCAACCTGGTCACGCTCGACGCGCCGCTGGAGTACATGCACTTCGGCGAGATCACCTTCGGCGTCGACGAGCGCGGCGAGGTCGGCCTGCTGACCCGCAACATCCTGATCCAGTCGTCGGAGGACTCACAAGAGAGCTATTTCGGCGGACACATCATGGCCATGGCCGGCTCGCGCATGTTCGTCTCGGGGGTCGAGCTCAACCGCATGGGCCAGCACCTGACGCTGGCTCGCTACCCGATCCACTGGCACCTGATCGGCGAGGGCCAGGGCCAGTACGTCCGCAACTCCGCCATCCACGACAGCTTCAACCGCTGCGTCACCGTGCACGGCACCAACAACGCGCGGATCGAGAACAACGTCACCTTCAACACGGTCGGCCACTGCTTCTTCCTCGAGGACGGGATCGAGACCGGCAACCAGTTCATCCGCAACCTCGGCATCCAGACCAAGTGTCATCCGACGCTGGACTGCGTGCCCACCAACCTCGCCGCCAACGGGGAGAGGGATGCCCTGTTTGCGGATCCTGCAGCCTACCGGGAAGCCAGCTTCCACGGGGGGAACACCCTGCTCCCTTCGGACAACACGGTATCGTCCTTCTGGATCACCAATCCGGACAACAGCTATATCGACAATGTCGCGGCCGGCTCCGATCAGGTCGGTTTCTGGCTGTCCATACCGGAACACCCCAATGGCGCCTTCCTGGGTACGGAGATCGCCGCCAACACCTGGCCGCGCCGCACGCCGCTGCGCGAATTCCGAGGCAACACGGCCCATTCCAACTTCGACGGGTTCCTGATCGACCGGCACATCGACCAGGACAACACTTTCGGCCTGGCCTCCATTCCCTTGCTGCCTTTGGCAGATCCCACCGATCTGGAAAGCGAAGTGATGGAAACGCACTTCGAGGACCTGACCGCCTACAAGAACCGCAATGGCGGTCTCTGGGGCCGAGGGGACCTATACGTCTACAGCAACCTGAGACTTGCCGACAATGCCATCGGCATGACGCAGGCCGCAGGGGACATCGGCAGCCTGCCGTTCAGTTCACGCCTGGTGAATTCGCTGGTCGTTGGCGAGACCGATAATGTGGGCAATCCGGCCACGCCGGAGGAAGTGGCCTACGGCCGTAGCCTGCCGAAGCCCTCCATCCCGGACTTCCCCATCCGCGGCTACGAATACTACGATTACCGCGACGACGTGGTGGACACCACTTTCGTGAATTTCGAGGACAACGATCAGAGAAAGACGGGCGCGCTGTCCTTCCTGCTGTTCACGAGTGCCGGGCTTAGTACCGGAAGCACGATCAGCGGTGCCGAGTTCGTCAACGCCAAGCCGGTCTATTTCCCGCAATACGATGCCCGGTTCGATAATGATAATCGGGGCGGCAACGCATATCGGACCCTTTCCTTCCGCGACCTGGACGGCTCGGTGACCGGTATCCCCGATTCCCAGGTCCTGCTGCACGACGGCGAAAATGACAGCGTCGCCACAGACGATAGCTGTGAAGTGCATCCCAGCTGGAACGCTGCGGTGTGCACGGGCGATGTGGGTCGCCTGAACCTCTCGGACAGCAGGGGAGAACTTCCCGCCGCGGTCGATCTGGAGAGCCGCACCGCCCGGTTCGCCCTGCTCGCCTCGCTCGGCCCTAATGCGCCGGACACGCCACTCGTCCGGGCCCAGCGTGCAGCCCTGTTCTCACGCCGTCCTCCGCAGGCACCCATCACGCTTGTTCGCAACGGCAGGGAATTCAAGGTCAACGGCGACCAGAGCACCGTGCGTGCCGGCACCGAGATCGAGGTCAGGACCGAAAGGCCGGAAGTCACTCTCAGTCTGGCCGAAATGGACGAGGGATCATGGGTCATGTTTGAACTGCCGGGCTTCACCAACGCAGCCTCCGGCACGCAGCAGGACAGCATGGACGCATTGCGCCAGGCGAACGAGACGTCCTGGTTCAGGGGCAGCGACGCCCTCTGGGTCAAGCTGGTGGCCGATGCGCCGGTCATGCCGGTCATTCGTCCAACTGATCTTCAGGCCAGCATAACGGTCGGCAGATAGGTCACGAAGAACGAAGGATAGTTCTATCTGCGCGAGAGGTTTTCGAAACCATGGGGTCACGCGGTCGACACACGTTAGCGTCACGAGGCATTCCTGGTTTCCGGAAATTCCCACCCAAATCCCCGCGCGCTGAACACCTTGGCCATGGTTACAAATCGCGACGCATGACGTCTTGGCAAGTGGCGACTTCGCTGCAAAGATATGTCCAAATACAAGGGCGGGACGGGCAGTCCCGACGGAGGGGAAAATTACTATGCGCAAGCAGTCTCGCCTGCTGAATTCCTTGCTGCTTCCGGCATCTCTCATGCTCGGACTGAATACGGCCGCAACGGCCCAGGAGGGTCCGGCGCGCTGGTCCGATCCGGCGACCTGGCCATCGGGGGAAGTGCCGGGCGAAGGCGAGGCGGTGACCATCGCGCGCGGGACCGAGGTGGTGCTCGACGTCAGCCCGCCGGCCCTGCGCAGCCTCACCATCGACGGCAAGCTGACCTTCTCGAACGAGCACGACCTGGCGCTGGCGACCGAGTGGATCTACGTGCGCGGCGGCGCGCTGGAGATCGGCACGGCGGATGCTCCGCACACCTCCAATGCCACCATCACCCTCACCGACACCGTGCCGGGCGAGGACATCAACACCATGGGCGATCGCGGGATCATGCTGATGGGCGGCACGCTCAGCCTGCATGGCGACCGCGAGAACGCCTGGAGCAAGCTGGCGCGCACCGCCGAGGCGGGCGCCACGCAGATCGAGGTGCTCGATGCCTCGGGCTGGCGCCCGGGCGACGAGATCGTGCTCGCCTCGACCGACTTCGACCCGCGCCAGGCCGAGCGACGCCGCATCACCGCCATCGACGGCAACCTGGTCACGCTCGACGCGCCGCTGGAGTACATGCACTTCGGCGAGATCACCTTCGGCGTCGACGAGCGCGGCGAGGTCGGCCTGCTGACCCGCAACATCCTGATCCAGTCGTCGGAGGACTCACAAGAGAGCTATTTCGGCGGACACATCATGGCCATGGCCGGCTCGCGCATGTTCGTCTCGGGGGTCGAGCTCAACCGCATGGGCCAGCACCTGACGCTGGCTCGCTACCCGATCCACTGGCACCTGATCGGCGAGGGCCAGGGCCAGTACGTCCGCAACTCCGCCATCCACGACAGCTTCAACCGCTGCGTCACCGTGCACGGCACCAACAACGCGCGGATCGAGAACAACGTCACCTTCAACACGGTCGGCCACTGCTTCTTCCTCGAGGACGGGATCGAGACCGGCAACCAGTTCATCCGCAACCTCGGCATCCAGACCAAGTGCCACCCCACGCTGCCGTGCGATCCGACCAACCTTGGCCCGGACGGGTCGGCATTGGCATCGGTGTTCGGCGGGACCGGACAGCAGAGCGAACATATCCTGCTCCCGTCCGACAACACCGTGTCCACCTTCTGGATCACCAACCCGGACAATATCTATCGCGGCAACGTGGCGGCGGGTTCCGATCAGATCGGCTTCTGGTTCGCCCTGCCCGTCCACCCGACGGGAGCCTTCGAGGGGACCGAGATCAGTGCCAATACCTGGCCGCGCCGCACCCGCGTGCGCGAGTTCAGCGGCAACGTGGCGCACTCCAACTACGACGGCTTCATGTTCGACCGCGGGCCCAATCCCGACGGCACCTTCAGCGTCGGCGGCAGCAACTACCACTTCCCGGTGGAAGACGGCATGGACCCCAACGGCGAGCCGCTGGTCTCGCACTTCGCCGACTTCACCACTTACAAGAACCGCAACGGCGGCGTCTGGGGCCGCGGCGAGATGCACCTGTTCACCAACCTGCACGCGGCAGACAATGCCATCGGCTTTACCCACGCAGCATCGCGCGTCGGCTTTGCCGAATATACCTCGCGCGTAGAGAACGGCATCTTCGTGGGCGAGAGCGACAACATCGGCAACCCGCGCACGCCGGAGGAGATCGCCTACGGCCGAAGCCTGCCGAACGACCTGCCGGACTTCCCCATCCGCGGTTACGAATACTACGACCTGCGGCATGACGTGGTGGACACCACCTTCGTCAACTTCCAGCCCAACGACCTGCGTGATGCAGGCGCGCTGTCCTACCTGATGTACACCAGCTTCGGCATGAGCACCGAGAACGCCGTGGAAGGCGCGCAGTTCGTCAATTCCAAGCCGGTCAGCTTCCCGCCGGTTGTCCAGCGCTGGGCTTCGGACCTTGGCCGCGGCAATGCCTGGCGCGGCGCGACCATCCACGATCGCGACGGGTCGGTGGGCGGCATCCCCGGCGCCTATATCGTGCTCGACAACGGCATTGCGTCGGACGCGGACGCCTGCGACCTGCGCCCGGCATGGGGCGCGGCGGTGTGCGAGGGCGACATGGGCCGCTTCGGCGTCGGTGGCCAGTTCGGCTTCGGCAATACGCCGATCGAGAACCCGGTGATCCTCAGCCGCAATGGCCGACGCTTCGAATATACCGGCGAAACCACCCTGCGCAGCGGGGCGGACGTGCGGGTGGAAACGGCGCGCGACACGCTCTCGCTGACGCTGCGCGAGATGGACGACGACAGCTGGGTGGTGATCGAACTGCCCGGCTTCCGTACGGCCGAAGGCGGCACCGAAGTGGCCAGCGCCGAGGCCCTGCGCGCGGCCGAGCAGACCGCCTGGTACCGCGCCGAGGATGCGCTGTGGGTCAAGCTGGTGGTCGATAACGGTGGCGATGCCAGCGTGCCCGGCTCCGGCTTCGGCGTCAGCACCAACGGCAACGGCCCCGGCGGCGCTTTCATCGCTGGCGCGAGTCTCGGCGTCAGCAGGTAGCTCCTGCCTTTCGTCCGGAAACTGGCGACGCGCAGGGTGCTGGCAGGAATTTGACATCCGACAAGGCGGCTGGTGGATGTCCCGTGTAGGCGGAAGCCATATCGGGTCGCTATGATTGGGGGTTAGACATGCTGCGCATCCGGCGGCTGCCGATCGATACATTTCCGGACAACACCGCCTTCATCCTGCGGCAAAGCGACGGCTATTCGGCGGAGCAGTTCCAGGCGCTGCGCAAGATCCGCGTGCAAGGCACCGGCTGCGACATCCTCGCGACGCTGGCGCTGGTCGACGATGAACGGATCATCGGCGATGGCGAGATCGGTTTGGGCGAACAGGCCTTTCGCCGGCTGGGCCTGCCCGAAGGCGCCGAAGTGACCATCGCCCAGGCTCGCCCACCGGGAAGCCTCGAGTTCGTGCGCCGGAAGATCGACGGCGACACGCTGAACGAGTCCGAACTGGCGGCCGTGATCCGGGATATTGCCGCGCACCGCTATTCCCCCATGGAGATCAGCGCGTTCCTGGTCGCCTGCGCCGGCTTCATGAGCACGCAGGAGACGCTGGCCCTGACCAGGGCGATGGTGGAATCCGGCAACCACCTGAACTGGAATGCGCCGCTGGTGGTGGACAAGCACTGCATCGGGGGCATTCCCAACAACCGGACGTCGATGATCATCGTACCGATTGTCGCGGCCCACGGACTGACCTGTCCAAAGACATCCTCGCGCGCAATCACCTCTCCCTGCGGTACCGCGGACGTGATGGAGGTGCTGGCGTCGGTCGACCTGTCCGCCGAGCAAATGGCCGATATCGTCGCCAGGGAAAATGCCGTCCTCGCCTGGGGTGGCCGGATGAACCTGTCCCCGGCCGACGACGTGCTGATTTCGGTAGAGCGCCCCTTGCGGCTCGACACCTTCGAACAGATGGTCGCGTCGATCCTCTCCAAGAAGGTCGCTGCCGGCTCTACCCACCTTGTCATCGACATTCCGGTTGGCCCGACGGCCAAGGTGCGGTCGCAGAACGATGCAGTGCGGCTGCGCAAGCTGTTCGAATATGTAGCACGGCACATGGGGATGGAGACCAAGATCGTCTTCACCGACGGCTCGCAACCCATCGGTCGCGGGGTCGGCCCGGTGCTGGAAGCCCGTGACGTGATGGCGGTGCTGCGTAACGAACCCGATGCGCCGGAAGACCTGCGCGACCATGCCCTGGCCCTTGCCGGCCACATGCTCGACTTCGATCCTGAACTCGCAGGCGGACGTGGCTATTCGCGCGCGCTCGAATTGCTCGCCTCCGGCGAGGCGCTGGCCACGATGGAGCGGCTGATCGACGCGCAAGGCCGCAACCCGGAGAAGCCGAAGGTGGGCCGCTTCCGGCACGAGGTGAAGGCAGACAAGGCTGGCCGAGTCAGCGCCATCGACTGCGAGCGGATAGCTCGCATCGCGCGCTACGCCGGTGCCCCGATGGACCAGGGCGCGGGGATCGACCTGCTGCACAAGAACGGCTCCCCCGTGCACGCAGGCGACACGCTCTACCGCATCTATGCCAATTCCGAGACCGGCCTCGGCTTTGCCCGTGATTTCGCCGCCGAAAATTCGGGCTACAGTATCGCGTGATGGTGGCAGCGGTTCACGCCTTTGCCGAATGCTTGGGACCAGCGGGGCAGCTCGCCGAGCGACTGGGCATCGGACTTGCCGAGGTGAAGGTGCACCGGTTCCCCGATGGCGAGAGCCTGGTCCAGGTGGAGCCTGGGACGGGCACGGCCGTGCTCTTTCGCTCGCTACACGATCCCAACGCGAAGCTGGTCGAACTCTTGCTGGCAGCGTCCGCTCTGCGCGAGAACGGCGCCGACCGGGTTATCGTCATCGCCCCCTATCTGGCCTACATGCGGCAGGATATCGCCTTCGAGCCGGGGCAGGCGGTGAGCCAGAGGGTGATCGGCGCGCTGCTCGCCGAGCACTTTGATGGCCTGCTGACGGTCGATCCACATTTGCACCGGATCCGGTCGCTGGCCGAAGTCATGCCCGGAACCGACGCGTGCTCCATTTCGGCCGCGCCCGCGCTGGGACAATTCGTGGAGGCAGACGGCGACACCGTGCTGGCCGGACCGGACGCGGAATCCCGGCAATGGGTGGAAGCCATCGCCGCCCCGCGCGGCCTCGATGTCATCGTCGGCGAAAAGCGCCGGCTTGGCGACAGGCAGGTGGAACTGCACTTCCCCGGAATCGAGCGGGTCGCCGGACGGCCGGTGATACTGGTGGACGACGTCATCTCCAGCGGGCGCACGCTGGAAGTGGCTGCCCGGCAGTTGCTGGCTGGTGGAGCTACCCAGGTCGAGGCGCTGGCCACCCACTGTCTCGCCAGCCGGGAAGACCTCGACGCTCTTCGGGTCAGCGGCATCTCGCGCATCACATCATCGGATTCGATCGCCGGACCGACCGCGACGATCCCGCTTGCCGATATTCTGGCGCAAGCGGTGCAGGAACGGGGCTGGCTCGCCTAGCTGGCCACCCGAGCCAAGCCTCAGATCACCCAGTCGAAGCTGTCTTCCACCTCGTCCAGCCGGGCGAGGTCGGCACGGTTGGTGACCATCGCGCGGTAGAGGCGACGGATCATGCTGCTGCCGCTCTTCTCGCAAACCCACGGGAACACCGCATGGACCAGGCAGGCCAGTCCGCCGACGATCATCGCCACACCGAAACGCGATGCTGCGCGGAAATGCTGGAAGTAGGTTTCGCCCACGGTGGACGGGTGCTCGGTAAACAGGCGGATCATGGGCGCGACGCGTCCTTCGAGGTCTTTCTGATTTCGGCTGTAACCAATTGCCGCGATTGCGCCGCGATGCAACCCCGGGCCTTCCCGCAGGTCACGACAGCACAACCGATAGTCCCTGTTGGCCTTGAAGCGAAAAGCAGGTAGACTTTGTCAATCTGGGCGCGGTTGCGCCTGTTCGGGATTCCAAAGCGGGAGACGAAAGCATGGCCTTCTCGGTCACCATCAATGGCGAAACACGCGAAATCGACGCTCCGGGCGACATGCCCCTGCTGTGGGCGCTCCGGAACGAGCTGGGCATGGTCGGCACCAAGTTCGGCTGCGGCATCGGCATGTGCGGTGCCTGCACCGTGCACGTGGACGGCCAGGCGACACGCTCCTGCTCGCTGCCGCTCTCGGCAATCGGCGACAAGGAAGTCTCCACCATCGAATCGCTGGGCAACACCGAGGTCGGCCAGGCGCTGCAGGCAGCGTGGCTGGAAGACGACGTGATGCAGTGCGGCTATTGCCAGGCGGGGCAGCTGATGAACGCGACCGCCCTGCTCAACCGCAACCCGAACCCGAGCGACGACGAGATTGACGCCGCCATGCAGGGCAACATCTGCCGCTGCGCCTGCTACAAGCGTATCCACGCCGCCATCGCCAAGGTCGCCCGCGACGAGGAGACGGCCAATGCCTGAGCAGATTGAACTCTCTCGCCGCCTGTTCCTGAAGTCGTCTGCCGTGGCCGGCGGCGGCTTTGCGCTGGCTGCCACCTTCTCGCTGCCCGCCAGCGCCAATGCTGCCGGCGGCGCGCAGGAGCTGAACGCCTTCATCACCATCCACCCGGACAATTCCGTCACCATCATCGGCAAGAACCCGGAAATCGGCCAGGGCATCAAGACCATGCTGCCCATGCTGATCGCCGAGGAGCTGGACGCCGACTGGGACGATGTCAGCATCGAGCAGGCGGATACCGATGCGGCCAAGTATGGCCTGCAGCTGGCTGGCGGTTCCTTCGCCACGCCGATGAACTGGTACCCGATGCGCCAGACCGGCGCCGCCGCGCGCGCCATGCTGATGGGCGCCGCCGCGCAGCGCTGGGGGGTCGACGTCTCCGTGCTCGCCACCGAGCCGGGCCGCGTCGTGCAGCCGGGCACCAACCGGTCGGTCACCTATGGCGAGCTGGCCGGCGATGCCGTGCTGCAGCCGGTGCCCGATCCCGCCAGCCTGACGCTTAAGGACCAGGCCGACTTCCGCATCATCGGCCGCGCGATCGGCGGGGTGGACAGCCCCAAGATCGTGCGCGGTGAGCCGATCTTCGGGGTCGATACGCAGCTCGAAGGCATGGTCTATGCCGCTTACGAGCGCTCACCCGTCTTCGGTGCGCGGCTGGTCTCCGCCAACCTCGATGCCGCCAAGGCGCAGCCTGGCGTGATCGATGCCTTCACCGTCGAAGGCAACGGCAACAACACCGAGCTGGTCGATGGCATTGCGATCATCGCCGACAACTGGTGGCTGGCCAACAAGGCTCGCGCCGCGCTGGAGCCGGTGTGGGACAACGGCGAGTGGGCGAGCCACTCGACCGCCGGTTACGCGCAAGCCGCGCAGGACGCTTGGGCTTCGGGCTCGGGTGACGAGGTGTTCGCCGAGAAGGGCGACGTCGACGCCGCCTTCGCCGAGGCCGCGCAGACCTTCGAGGCCGAATACAGCTATCCCTTCCTCGCTCACGTGGCGATGGAGCCGATGAACTGCACCGCAGTGATGAACGAGGACGGCAGCATCGAGATGTGGGCCCCGTCGCAGACGCCGCAGGGCGGCCTGCAGTCGGTGGCGCAGTATCTCGGCGTCACGCCGGACAAGGTGACCGTCCACATCACCCGCATGGGTGGCGGTTTCGGGCGTCGCCTCAACAACGATTACATGGTGCAGGTCGCGGCCATCGCGAAGCAGATGCCCGGCACCCCGGTGCAGCTGATCTGGAGCCGCGAGGACGACGTCCGCAGCGACTTCTATCGCCCCGCCGGCTGGCACAAGCTGCGCGCGGCGGTGAACGCCGAAGGCCGCCTGACCGGCTGGGCCGACCACTTCGTCACCTTCGACCTTGGCGGTGGGCAGTTCAATCCGGCCACCATGCCGGCGGACGAGTTCCCCGCGAAGTATGTCGACAACCTGCGGTTCGAGCAGACCAAGATGGCCACGGCGGTGCCGATGGGGGCGCTGCGCGCGCCGACCTCGAACGCCATGGCCTTCGTCATGCAGAGCTTCCTCGACGAGGTGGCCATCGCCACCGGCAAGGACCTGCCGACGCTGATGCTGGAACTGACCGATGGCGTGGAAGCAGAGCCGCCGACGCAGGGCTTCCTCGGCCCGCAGCCGGGCTTTTCCGCCCCGCGCCTGCAGGCGGTTACCCGCAAGGTGCTGGAAATGTCGCCCTGGGGCGAGGAAATGCCCGAAGGCCACGCACTGGGCTTCGGCTTCTACTACAGCCACATGGGCTATTTCGCCGAAGTGGTGGAAGCCAGCCTCGACCCGCGCAACAACCCGCAGGTGCACAATGTCTGGGTGGCGGGCGACGTCGGCCGCCAGATCATCAACCCCTATGGCGCACTGAACCAGGTGGAAGGTGCGATCATCGACGGTCTCGGCCAGGCGATGCAGCTGGCGGTGGAAATCGAGGGCGGCGCTGCCAAGCAGTCCAACTTCCACAACTACCCGCTGCCGCGCATGCCGATGACGCCGCAGATCCACACCGAATGGGTGCTGTCGGACAACGATCCCACGGGCCTTGGCGAACCCGCCCTGCCCCCGGTGATCCCGGCGCTGACCAATGCCCTGTTCGCCCTGACCGGCACGCGCGTACGCTCGCTGCCGATCAAGCGGGAAATGTTCGCTTAAAGCCTCAGCCGGGCCGGGATGCGGTCATATCGACCACCCGGCCCGCCAGGCGATCCACTTCCGCGGAAGAATGGCTGACGAACAGGATCGGCAGGTCCAGTTCGTCGCGCAATCGCTCGATCAGCGACAGCAGCGTTTCCGCGCGGCTCTCGTCCAGCGACGACAACGGCTCGTCCAGCAGCAGGAAGCGCGGGGCGGACAGCAGCGCGCGCCCTATGGCGACGCGACGCGCCTCGCCGCCTGAAAGCGATGCGGGGAGCCGCTCCAAGAGGTGGCCGATCTCCAGCAGGTCGACCACTTCTGCCTGGCTGATCCAGCGCTCGGCTGGCGGTGCCAGCTTCTCGCCATAGGCAAGGTTTGCCGCCACCTTGCGATGCGGGAACAGTCGCGCGTCCTGGAAGACGTAGCCCGCGCGGCGCTTCTCGGGCGGCAGGTCGATCCCCGCGGCAGCATCGAACAGCACCTCTCCCGCCACCCGGATGTGTCCGGCGCGCGGGCGCAGCAGGCCGGCAATGGCGTTGAGCGTGCTGGTCTTGCCCACGCCCGACGGGCCGACCAGCGCGGTCAGCTTGGCATCGGAAGTGAATTCCAGCGCGAAGGCGTGGTCGTCCACCGCCATGTCGATATTCACGTCAAAGGACATGGGCGCGGCTCCCTTGCGAGCAACGGACCAGCCATTCGGATACCAGCAGCGCACCCAGCGACAGGATGATCGCGATCACCGCCAGCCTGGTAACGGCGCTCTCCGAGCCCGGCACCTGCAAACCGGTGTAGATGGCAAGCGGCAGTGTGCGCGTCTGCCCGGCGATGTTGGCGGCGAAGGTGATGGTCGCGCCGAACTCTCCCAGCGATCGGGCAAAGCCGAGCATGGCACCCGCCGCGATGCCCGGCAGGCTGAGCGGCAGGGTGATGGTGAGGAAGGCGTGCAAGGGCGAGGCGCCCAGCGTGCGCGCCGCGCCGACCAGCCGCCGGTCCACCGCCTCGATCGACAGCCGCATGGCGCGCACCATCAGCGGCAGAGCCATCACGCCCGCGGCAACCGCAGCGCCGGTCCAGTTGAACACCAGCGTGATCCCGAAGGTCTCGTAGAGCCAGCTGCCGACCGCACCATTGCGGCCCAGCAGCACCAGCAGCAGCCAGCCGGTGACGACGGGCGGCAGCACCAGTGGCAGGTGCACCAGGGCATCCAGCAGCATGCGACCGGGGAAACGCCTGCGCGCGATGACCCAGGCCAGGGCATAGGCGATCGGCATGGTCACCAGCACCGCCGCCATGCTGACCTTCAGCGACAGCGTGACGATGCTCCATTCGGCGGGGGTCAGCAGCGCGTCGGTCACGGCCAGCCAAACCCGTGTCCGGCGATGATGGCGCGGCCCTGCTGGCTGGCCAGGAAATCGGCAAAGCCCTGCGCATCCGGATGGCGCGAGGAGCGCGTCCGGGCGAGATAATAGATGATCGGCGGGTGCATGTCCGGATCGATGCGTTGCACCACGCGGACATTGCGGCTGGCCTGGGCGTCGCTGGCATAGACGATGCCCAGCGGCACCTCGCCGCGCTCCACCAGCGCCAGCGAGACGCGCACGTTGTCGCCCGGCACCACGCGCGGGGCGAGCGCCTCCCACAGGCCCATCGACTGGAGAGCGACGCGAGCGAATTTGCCCGCCGGCACGCTGCCCGGCTCACCCATGGCAAGGCGACCTGCATCGGGATTGGCAGCCAGTTCGGCAAGGCTATCCGGGCCGGCAGTCTCCAGTGGTGCGACAACGACAAGCCCGTTGGTGACCAGCGCGCGCGGCTGGCTGCCAAGCGCTTCGCGCGCCTCCAGCCAATCGATCCATTCCCGGTCGGCAATGACGACAAGGTCAGCCGGGCCGCCCTCGCCCACCTGCCGCGCAACCGCCGCGCTGGACGCGAAGGAGACCACTGGGGCGGGCTGGCCCTGCGCCTCCCAGGCATTGGCGGCCGCAGTCAGCCCTTCCTGCATGCTGGCCGCCGCCAGCACCACCGGCCCCGCCTCTTCAGCAGGCGCGCAACCGGCTGCCAGCACCAGTGCCGCCAGCGTGGCCAGGCCGGATCTGAAGCGGGTTCCCCACATGCATCTGTTCCTAGAGAGGGGCCGGTTTGGCGTAAAGTTCAGCGGTCGCTTCGACGCGGATCTTTACGGCTGGCGCGGATCATGAATTCGGTAGGGCGGCGGACCGGGATCATCAGCACGCAGCGGACGCCTTCGGGCTTGAAGTCCAGCTCCACCGGTTGCCCCAGTTCGTGTGCGACGATGCGTTCGATCAGGTCGGTACCGAACCCGCGTGAACGGTCCTGCGCAACCGGCGGCCCGCCGCTTTCGACCCATTCGACGCGCACCACCGAATCCGACACCATCTTCCAGGAAACCTCGACCTTGCCGCCGGGTTGGCTGAGTGCACCGTATTTGGCGGCATTGGTCGCCAGTTCATGCACGGCCAGGCCCAGCGACAGGGCATCGTTGGGGGCCAGCTCCACCTCCGGGCCGGTCAGGTCGACAACGTGATCTCCGCCGTGGGCGTAGGGCAACAGCTCGGCGTCGATCACCGCCTTTACCGGGGTGGAGCCCCAGTCGGACTGGGTCAGCAGGTCGTGCGTGGCGGACAGCGCGCGGATACGACCGTCGAGGCCGGTGGCGAATTCCTCCACGTCGTCGGCGCGGCGGCGGGTCAGCGCGATGATCGAAAGCACGTTGGCAAGCGTATTCTTCACCCGGTGATTCAGTTCGCGCGTCAGCGAATTGCGGATCGAGGCCTGCTCCTCGAACCATTGCAACGCGCTTTCGTCTTCCTGCGCCTGCTGTGTCAGCATCCGCACCAGCAGCATCAGCAGGCTGGCCACCAGCAGACCGAAGATCAGTGTCGCCATCGACAGACCGGACAGGCCCGGCTCTTCCACCGTGCTGATCGTCAGCAGCCACGGGTTGTTGGCGACATTCACCGTCTGCGTGGCGGTCTCGCGGTTCTCCGAGCCGTCGTCGAAAGTACTCGCCAACGTGGTCGCGTCGTCATCTTCGGAATCGGCGAGGCGCACGTCGAACGCGCCCGCGTCTTCCAGCTCCAGCGCGCTTTG is a genomic window of Aurantiacibacter sp. MUD11 containing:
- a CDS encoding CHASE domain-containing protein; the encoded protein is MRYPRAVPLGIFLLIASITILSIFAIERGESQRQSAQINARATAIASALERRANASSAYLRAGAALLSTMDEVPAADFRRFVSELRLDADYRGAEGIGWAEVVFPAEVEDFNARLAAESLGNVQLHPRSGTDQPYAVPVTYLQPDTERNRRALGYDMFSEPHRRAAMMEAERTARPTATDAIVLRQEGEGEAPGFLIYMPVFEAGVGGRALKGFIYSPFNAEDFLQSALELEDAGAFDVRLADSEDDDATTLASTFDDGSENRETATQTVNVANNPWLLTISTVEEPGLSGLSMATLIFGLLVASLLMLLVRMLTQQAQEDESALQWFEEQASIRNSLTRELNHRVKNTLANVLSIIALTRRRADDVEEFATGLDGRIRALSATHDLLTQSDWGSTPVKAVIDAELLPYAHGGDHVVDLTGPEVELAPNDALSLGLAVHELATNAAKYGALSQPGGKVEVSWKMVSDSVVRVEWVESGGPPVAQDRSRGFGTDLIERIVAHELGQPVELDFKPEGVRCVLMIPVRRPTEFMIRASRKDPRRSDR
- the modA gene encoding molybdate ABC transporter substrate-binding protein; the encoded protein is MWGTRFRSGLATLAALVLAAGCAPAEEAGPVVLAAASMQEGLTAAANAWEAQGQPAPVVSFASSAAVARQVGEGGPADLVVIADREWIDWLEAREALGSQPRALVTNGLVVVAPLETAGPDSLAELAANPDAGRLAMGEPGSVPAGKFARVALQSMGLWEALAPRVVPGDNVRVSLALVERGEVPLGIVYASDAQASRNVRVVQRIDPDMHPPIIYYLARTRSSRHPDAQGFADFLASQQGRAIIAGHGFGWP